The following proteins are encoded in a genomic region of Phycisphaerales bacterium AB-hyl4:
- a CDS encoding M3 family oligoendopeptidase, translating into MAKTTTTRRFVPADVDLSDWSQLEPLFDALRDRQMDSPDAVEQWLADLSELMAAVSEYGARRRIDQACHTDDPEIEKAFLQYVEQIAPKLRPAFFELQKKLLDSPGHKALEGPRYAVMLREWQADVELFRPANVPLETEVTKLVSSYDKLIGAMEVDFQGKKRTLQQLAKFLEEPDRAVREQVWTLSANRRLEDRDAIESTFDKLLDLRQQIATNADKADYREYTWQARARFDYSPEDCLAFADAIEQVCMPLVRELDEQRKAKLGVDSLRPWDMAVDVAGRAPLSPFDADDPSELVRRAGEVFGRVSPTLAEEFGRLSFERNLDLESRRGKRAGGFQSALEESGEPFIFMNAAGVQRDVETLLHEGGHAFHFLWSWRAEPLVFLRHAPLEFCEVASMAMELMGSHHLDVFYADAESQARAQRNMLEGIVRFFPWMATIDSFQHWLYTNPGHTADERREHWLSLMARFTSPVVDWSGFEQARAHLWHRQLHLFHHPFYYIEYGIAQLGALQLWARFKQDREQALQSYQSALTLGGTRPLPQLFEAAGLRFDFTRDTLEPLMQELWGQLDALPERG; encoded by the coding sequence ATGGCAAAGACAACGACGACTCGCCGATTTGTACCCGCTGATGTGGATCTGTCCGACTGGTCGCAGCTTGAGCCGCTGTTCGACGCGTTGCGCGATCGGCAGATGGATTCGCCCGACGCGGTGGAGCAGTGGCTGGCGGACCTGTCCGAGTTGATGGCGGCGGTGTCGGAGTATGGCGCCCGTCGGCGGATCGACCAGGCTTGTCACACGGACGATCCGGAAATCGAGAAGGCGTTTTTGCAGTACGTCGAGCAGATCGCGCCGAAGCTTCGGCCGGCCTTTTTCGAGCTTCAGAAGAAGCTGCTCGATTCGCCGGGACATAAGGCGTTGGAAGGCCCGCGCTACGCCGTGATGCTGCGCGAGTGGCAGGCGGACGTGGAGCTGTTTCGACCGGCCAACGTGCCGTTGGAAACCGAGGTCACGAAGCTGGTCAGCAGCTACGACAAGCTCATCGGCGCGATGGAGGTCGATTTTCAGGGCAAGAAGCGAACGCTTCAGCAACTCGCGAAGTTTCTCGAAGAGCCCGATCGCGCGGTGCGCGAGCAGGTGTGGACGCTGAGCGCGAACCGTCGGCTTGAAGATCGCGACGCGATCGAGTCCACCTTCGATAAGCTGCTGGACCTGCGGCAGCAGATCGCGACGAATGCGGACAAGGCGGACTATCGCGAGTACACCTGGCAGGCGCGGGCGCGGTTCGACTATTCGCCGGAGGATTGCCTGGCGTTTGCGGATGCGATCGAGCAGGTGTGCATGCCGCTGGTGCGTGAGTTGGATGAGCAGCGGAAGGCGAAGCTGGGGGTGGACTCGCTTCGGCCTTGGGACATGGCGGTGGACGTGGCGGGCCGAGCGCCGCTGTCGCCGTTTGATGCGGACGACCCGTCGGAGCTGGTCCGGCGCGCGGGCGAGGTGTTCGGCCGGGTGTCGCCGACGCTGGCGGAAGAGTTCGGCCGACTGTCGTTCGAGCGGAACCTGGACCTGGAGAGCCGCCGGGGCAAGCGGGCGGGCGGCTTCCAGAGTGCACTGGAAGAATCAGGCGAGCCGTTCATCTTCATGAACGCGGCCGGCGTGCAGCGGGATGTGGAAACGCTGCTGCATGAAGGCGGCCATGCGTTTCACTTTCTTTGGTCGTGGCGGGCGGAGCCGTTGGTGTTTCTGCGTCACGCGCCGCTGGAGTTTTGCGAAGTGGCGAGCATGGCGATGGAACTGATGGGCTCGCATCACCTGGATGTGTTTTATGCCGACGCCGAGTCGCAGGCGCGGGCGCAGCGGAACATGCTTGAGGGCATCGTGCGGTTTTTCCCGTGGATGGCGACCATCGACAGCTTCCAGCACTGGTTGTACACGAATCCGGGGCATACAGCGGACGAGCGGCGGGAACATTGGCTGTCGCTGATGGCGCGGTTCACAAGCCCGGTGGTTGACTGGTCGGGCTTTGAGCAGGCGCGGGCGCACCTGTGGCATCGTCAGCTGCACTTGTTCCACCACCCGTTCTATTACATCGAGTATGGCATCGCGCAGCTGGGTGCGTTGCAACTCTGGGCCCGGTTCAAGCAGGATCGCGAGCAGGCGTTGCAGAGCTACCAGAGCGCGTTGACGTTGGGCGGCACACGGCCGCTGCCGCAGCTTTTCGAGGCGGCGGGGCTGCGGTTTGATTTCACACGCGACACGCTTGAGCCGTTGATGCAGGAATTGTGGGGCCAACTCGATGCACTGCCGGAGCGGGGGTAG
- a CDS encoding AsmA family protein, which translates to MKWLFAGVGALLVVLLVAAVVLYVSLDGLTRRGIERGTSYATGTTTTLNSAHLGIRQGELKLNALQINNPEGFESPHFLQLGDGDVAVTLRSLLRDQVQVPRLHLSGIDLNIERRDGRNNYDVILEHMEKLQGPPEEQPRDGKKYIINEVVISDVVVKAAVLSLGGEEPRVVTIRLDNIRLTDVGSETEGGVLLEQLSGILINALLQAVVEQAGDALPSLIAGDLRGALAGLGDLGDFDLEKITDNLGGIIGDVTGDAADRDLRQEAEETLRRGVEDNLGGLLNRQRRNGNED; encoded by the coding sequence ATGAAATGGCTTTTTGCCGGTGTCGGGGCACTGCTGGTTGTTCTACTGGTTGCCGCTGTCGTGCTTTACGTCAGCCTTGACGGCCTGACCCGCCGGGGCATCGAGCGTGGCACGAGCTACGCGACCGGCACGACGACGACGCTCAACTCGGCTCACCTTGGCATCCGCCAGGGCGAGTTGAAGCTCAACGCCTTGCAGATCAACAATCCCGAGGGCTTCGAGTCGCCACACTTCCTCCAACTCGGCGACGGCGACGTGGCGGTGACGCTGCGATCGCTGTTGCGCGACCAGGTCCAAGTGCCCCGCCTGCACCTGAGCGGCATTGACCTGAATATCGAACGGCGGGACGGGCGAAACAATTACGACGTCATCCTCGAACACATGGAAAAGCTCCAGGGCCCGCCCGAGGAGCAGCCGCGCGACGGCAAGAAGTACATCATCAACGAGGTGGTCATCTCCGACGTGGTGGTCAAGGCGGCGGTGCTGTCGCTCGGCGGGGAGGAGCCGCGGGTAGTGACGATTCGGCTGGACAACATCCGCCTGACGGACGTCGGCTCGGAAACGGAAGGCGGCGTGCTGCTGGAACAACTCAGCGGCATCCTCATCAACGCGCTGCTGCAGGCCGTGGTCGAGCAGGCGGGCGACGCGCTGCCGAGCCTCATCGCGGGCGACCTGCGTGGCGCGTTGGCTGGGCTGGGTGATCTTGGCGATTTCGATCTGGAGAAGATCACCGACAACCTCGGCGGGATCATCGGCGACGTGACGGGCGACGCCGCGGACCGCGACCTGCGTCAAGAAGCCGAGGAAACGCTCCGCCGGGGCGTGGAAGACAATCTCGGCGGACTGCTGAACCGCCAACGTCGTAACGGCAACGAGGACTGA
- a CDS encoding flavin reductase family protein, translating to MPSPAQPKDIEKSKARQLGIAEALGRIPSGLFVLTAQHEDRRQGMLTSLVQQVCFEPPMVCVSVAKGRPIMPLISESRQFALCQLSENDKLLLRKFAGGVDPSDDPFLGFDLVNTHLHNLPVLKHALAYLECELACHLDVEGDHDLFVGRVHAGARLKKDDTPHIHLRENGLKY from the coding sequence ATGCCATCACCGGCTCAGCCTAAGGACATTGAAAAAAGCAAGGCCCGTCAACTGGGCATTGCCGAAGCGCTCGGCCGCATCCCTTCGGGGCTGTTCGTGCTTACCGCTCAACACGAAGATCGGCGTCAGGGCATGCTCACCAGCCTGGTGCAGCAGGTCTGCTTCGAGCCGCCGATGGTCTGCGTCTCCGTCGCCAAGGGTCGGCCGATCATGCCGCTCATCAGCGAATCACGCCAGTTCGCCCTCTGTCAGCTTTCGGAAAACGACAAACTCCTGCTGCGCAAGTTCGCAGGCGGCGTCGACCCCTCCGACGATCCGTTCCTCGGCTTCGACCTCGTCAATACCCACCTGCACAACCTGCCCGTGCTCAAGCACGCGCTGGCCTACCTCGAATGTGAGCTTGCCTGCCACCTCGACGTCGAAGGCGACCACGACTTGTTCGTCGGCCGAGTGCACGCCGGCGCCCGCCTCAAAAAGGACGACACCCCGCACATCCACCTCCGCGAAAACGGCCTGAAATACTGA
- a CDS encoding 6-phosphofructokinase, whose amino-acid sequence MASNQSPRGNAVIGQSGGPTAVINQSLVGVVEGLRGKPMVEKILGAHHAVAGIVKNDFIELQDLSQDKLDRVAKTPSAALGSSRDKPDADYCKKIFDAFEKNNVRYFFYIGGNDSSDTCRIVQEQAAANNYELHAFHVPKTIDNDLVLNDHTPGFGSAAKFVAQAFMGDNLDNKALPGIKIDVVMGRHAGFLTAASMLGRKYEDDGPHLVYVPEVPFSIEQFQKDVEATYKRLSRCLIAVSEGIHDEHGTPIAVKLAEKDGNVERDAHGNPQLSGTGALGDYLSKAVKEHLGPKTRVRADTFGYLQRCFAGCVSPTDAAEARAAGRCAAELATSGETSGSIAIQRVSDSPYKVEYKHIKLTDVAAKTQVLDKKYIVNDNNISDEFKKYLGPIVGELPDVESLTN is encoded by the coding sequence ATGGCAAGCAATCAGTCCCCACGCGGCAACGCTGTGATCGGTCAATCCGGCGGCCCGACGGCCGTCATCAACCAGTCGCTCGTCGGCGTTGTGGAAGGTTTGCGCGGCAAGCCGATGGTGGAGAAGATTCTCGGCGCGCATCACGCCGTGGCCGGCATCGTCAAAAACGACTTCATCGAGTTGCAGGATCTTTCGCAGGACAAGCTCGACCGCGTCGCCAAAACACCCTCGGCCGCGCTGGGCTCGTCGCGCGACAAGCCGGACGCGGACTACTGCAAGAAGATTTTCGACGCTTTCGAGAAGAACAACGTCCGCTACTTTTTCTACATCGGCGGCAACGACAGCTCGGACACCTGCCGTATCGTGCAGGAGCAGGCGGCGGCGAACAACTATGAGTTGCATGCCTTCCACGTGCCCAAGACGATCGACAACGACCTGGTGCTCAACGACCACACGCCCGGCTTCGGCAGCGCGGCGAAGTTCGTGGCGCAGGCGTTCATGGGTGACAACCTCGACAATAAGGCGTTGCCCGGCATCAAGATCGACGTGGTGATGGGCCGACACGCCGGCTTTCTCACAGCGGCGAGCATGCTCGGCCGTAAGTATGAAGACGACGGGCCGCACCTGGTCTACGTGCCGGAAGTGCCGTTCTCCATCGAGCAGTTTCAGAAAGATGTGGAAGCGACATATAAGCGGCTCAGCCGGTGCCTGATCGCCGTGTCGGAAGGCATTCACGACGAGCACGGCACGCCGATCGCGGTGAAGCTGGCGGAGAAGGACGGCAACGTCGAGCGCGACGCGCACGGCAACCCGCAGCTTTCGGGCACGGGGGCGCTGGGCGACTATCTTTCCAAGGCGGTGAAGGAACACTTGGGGCCGAAGACGCGCGTGCGTGCGGACACGTTCGGCTACCTGCAGCGCTGCTTCGCCGGCTGCGTTTCGCCGACCGACGCCGCTGAGGCCCGCGCCGCCGGCCGATGTGCCGCCGAGCTTGCCACCTCGGGCGAGACGTCCGGCTCGATCGCGATTCAGCGTGTCTCGGACAGCCCGTACAAGGTTGAGTACAAACACATCAAGCTCACCGACGTCGCGGCGAAGACGCAGGTGCTCGACAAGAAGTACATCGTGAACGACAACAACATCAGCGACGAATTCAAGAAGTACCTCGGCCCGATCGTCGGCGAACTGCCCGATGTGGAGTCGTTAACGAACTGA
- a CDS encoding cob(I)yrinic acid a,c-diamide adenosyltransferase, which produces MKLYTGRGDEGQTDLFGGQRIDKDALRVEAMGAVDELNAWLGLAAAKNEFDDLRGLLLALQSRLFELGADLATPRTGSKGQPNEPAAIPRIDQAKIEDLEQQIDRIDDHLPTMKQFILPGGTELAAKLHTARTVCRRAERICVALNRHEPVGDEIGIYLNRLSDLLFAMARRANQLAGVRDVPWKVQP; this is translated from the coding sequence ATGAAGCTTTACACCGGCCGAGGTGATGAAGGCCAGACCGACCTGTTCGGCGGGCAGCGAATCGACAAAGACGCGCTGCGCGTCGAGGCGATGGGCGCTGTAGACGAATTGAACGCCTGGCTTGGACTCGCCGCGGCAAAAAACGAATTCGACGACCTTCGCGGTCTGCTGCTCGCCTTGCAAAGTCGGCTGTTCGAACTTGGCGCTGATCTCGCAACGCCACGCACCGGCAGCAAGGGGCAGCCCAATGAGCCCGCCGCGATCCCACGCATCGATCAGGCAAAAATCGAGGACCTCGAGCAGCAGATCGATCGCATCGACGACCACCTGCCGACAATGAAGCAGTTCATCCTGCCCGGCGGCACGGAGCTGGCCGCAAAGCTGCACACTGCCCGCACCGTCTGTCGACGGGCCGAGCGCATCTGCGTCGCCCTCAACCGACACGAACCGGTCGGCGACGAGATCGGCATCTACCTCAACCGCCTCAGCGACCTGCTGTTCGCCATGGCTCGGCGGGCCAACCAGCTCGCGGGCGTACGCGACGTGCCATGGAAAGTGCAACCGTAA
- the queD gene encoding 6-carboxytetrahydropterin synthase QueD, with protein sequence MRVSLTKSMDFEAAHFLPTFPEGHKCRRMHGHSFKVEVVIEGELDEEKGYLQDFGEVKAALKPIHDALDHRLLNDIEGLSNPTAELLAKWVYDQLKPTLPLLAAVRVRETCTSEAEYRG encoded by the coding sequence ATGCGCGTCAGCCTGACCAAATCGATGGATTTTGAAGCGGCCCACTTCCTGCCCACGTTTCCGGAGGGGCATAAGTGCCGGCGGATGCACGGCCATTCGTTCAAGGTCGAGGTGGTCATCGAGGGCGAACTCGACGAGGAGAAAGGCTACCTGCAGGACTTCGGCGAGGTGAAGGCGGCGCTCAAGCCGATTCACGACGCGCTGGACCATCGGCTGCTGAATGACATCGAAGGCCTGTCCAATCCAACGGCGGAACTGCTGGCGAAGTGGGTTTACGATCAGTTGAAGCCGACGCTGCCGCTGCTGGCGGCGGTGCGTGTGCGTGAGACGTGCACGAGCGAGGCGGAGTATCGCGGTTAG
- the pdhA gene encoding pyruvate dehydrogenase (acetyl-transferring) E1 component subunit alpha — translation MPTATEDKAKAQARPSSELSTDKLLDMLYMMMLIRRFEERTMQSYMQQKIGGFCHIYIGQEAVATGSIAALNDEDPVITAYRDHGHALARGMHPNYAMAELFGKATGCAKGKGGSMHFFDKPRHMYGGHAIVGGQCPLGIGLAFATQYNKEDKTTVCYLGDGAINQGAFHEAMNMAAIWRLPILFVVENNMYSMGTHIARGTAGADDLSKKAAAYDMRYAECNGSDILEVYDTFKTEGDRARGSTAKALGHDDDKGDGPCFINVKTYRYQGHSMSDPQKYRTKDEVKQQQEQDCINLLVNHLIEKGLANQDKIDELDQKAKDAAQDSVKYAENAPEPSIDELYTDVFSQPFGYFKEGDLPAMIKNDNSGE, via the coding sequence ATGCCGACCGCCACTGAGGACAAGGCCAAGGCCCAAGCCCGGCCATCCAGCGAGCTGTCCACCGATAAGCTGCTCGACATGCTCTACATGATGATGCTCATTCGACGCTTCGAAGAGCGCACCATGCAAAGCTACATGCAGCAGAAAATCGGCGGCTTCTGCCACATCTACATCGGACAGGAAGCCGTCGCCACCGGCTCCATCGCCGCACTCAACGACGAAGACCCCGTCATCACCGCCTACCGCGACCACGGCCACGCACTCGCCCGCGGCATGCACCCGAACTACGCCATGGCAGAACTCTTCGGCAAAGCCACCGGCTGTGCCAAGGGCAAAGGCGGCTCGATGCACTTCTTCGACAAGCCCCGCCACATGTACGGCGGACACGCCATCGTCGGCGGACAATGCCCGCTGGGCATCGGCCTCGCCTTCGCCACGCAGTACAACAAGGAAGACAAGACCACCGTCTGCTACCTCGGCGACGGCGCGATCAACCAGGGCGCGTTCCACGAAGCAATGAACATGGCTGCCATCTGGCGGCTGCCGATCCTGTTCGTCGTTGAAAACAACATGTACTCGATGGGCACGCACATCGCCCGCGGCACCGCCGGGGCCGACGACCTCTCCAAGAAAGCCGCCGCCTACGACATGCGCTACGCCGAGTGCAACGGCAGCGACATCCTCGAGGTGTACGACACGTTCAAGACCGAAGGCGATCGCGCCCGCGGCTCGACCGCCAAAGCGCTCGGCCACGATGACGACAAGGGCGACGGCCCCTGCTTCATCAACGTCAAGACGTATCGCTACCAGGGCCACTCCATGTCCGACCCGCAGAAGTACCGGACCAAGGACGAGGTCAAGCAGCAGCAGGAGCAGGACTGCATCAACCTGCTGGTGAACCACCTGATCGAAAAGGGCCTCGCCAACCAGGACAAGATCGACGAGCTGGACCAGAAAGCCAAGGACGCCGCGCAGGACTCGGTGAAATACGCCGAGAACGCCCCCGAACCGAGCATTGACGAGTTGTACACCGACGTGTTCAGCCAGCCGTTCGGGTACTTCAAGGAAGGCGACCTGCCCGCGATGATCAAAAACGACAATAGCGGAGAGTGA
- a CDS encoding alpha-ketoacid dehydrogenase subunit beta, which produces MSATATDRKYQYREGLREAMVEEMQRDERVFLMGEEVAEYNGAYKVSQGMLDEFGPGRVIDSPISETGFSGLGVGAAMYGLRPIIEFMSWSFCLVAADQIVNNAPKMLYMSGGQFGVPCVFRGNNGAGGQLGSTHSWSVESLWSQVPGLKLAVPSTPREAKGMLKSAIRDNDPVFYLESERMLGMGARGDKDFSRYLSGGQWAPPEGDDDFTIPLGKANVVKQGSDCTIVTAGRPLHFALEAAEALEKEDIDCEVIDLRTYRPLDMDTVIESIKKTSYCVVVDQSWPFASVASEVCTQIYEKGIDLLDNQVYRVNNHDVPPPYNRNLEQEMLPNAKRIIEAVRAATYNT; this is translated from the coding sequence ATGAGCGCAACCGCGACCGACCGTAAATATCAGTACCGTGAAGGCCTCCGCGAAGCGATGGTCGAAGAGATGCAACGTGACGAGCGCGTGTTCCTCATGGGCGAAGAAGTCGCCGAGTACAACGGCGCTTACAAAGTCAGCCAGGGCATGCTCGACGAGTTCGGGCCCGGCCGAGTGATCGACTCGCCTATCAGCGAGACCGGCTTCTCCGGCCTCGGCGTCGGCGCCGCGATGTACGGCCTGCGCCCCATCATCGAATTCATGAGCTGGTCGTTCTGCCTTGTCGCCGCCGACCAGATCGTCAACAACGCCCCCAAAATGCTCTACATGTCCGGCGGACAGTTCGGCGTGCCTTGCGTGTTCCGCGGCAACAACGGCGCGGGCGGGCAGCTTGGCTCGACGCACTCATGGTCGGTCGAATCGCTGTGGAGCCAGGTGCCAGGCCTGAAGCTGGCTGTGCCCAGCACGCCGCGCGAAGCCAAGGGCATGCTCAAGTCCGCCATTCGCGACAACGACCCGGTGTTCTACCTTGAGTCGGAGCGGATGCTCGGCATGGGCGCTCGCGGCGACAAGGATTTCTCCCGCTACCTCTCAGGCGGCCAGTGGGCACCGCCGGAAGGCGACGACGACTTCACCATTCCGCTGGGCAAGGCCAACGTGGTCAAGCAAGGCAGCGACTGCACGATCGTCACCGCAGGTCGGCCGCTGCACTTTGCGCTTGAGGCGGCGGAAGCGCTGGAAAAAGAAGACATCGACTGCGAAGTGATCGACCTGCGGACCTATCGCCCGCTGGACATGGACACGGTGATCGAGAGCATCAAGAAGACCAGCTACTGCGTGGTGGTCGACCAGAGTTGGCCGTTCGCGTCGGTGGCGTCGGAAGTGTGCACGCAGATTTACGAGAAGGGCATCGACCTGCTGGACAATCAGGTCTATCGCGTAAACAACCACGACGTGCCCCCGCCTTACAACCGCAACCTTGAGCAGGAAATGCTGCCCAACGCGAAGCGGATCATCGAAGCCGTGCGGGCCGCGACGTACAACACCTGA
- a CDS encoding response regulator transcription factor: protein MEQTDRHNRSGAAETQPNSMIRVLVVDDHAVVREGLLMVLKRSPEIAVVGEAGDGKAALVEARRLNPDVVLMDVNMPGLNGLQATAALMAENNHVKVIGLSMYNDDEVATLMRQAGASAYLSKGCSTEELTRTIHNVVRDNGAAAAPRNDNAS from the coding sequence ATGGAGCAGACTGACCGACATAACCGTAGCGGGGCGGCCGAAACGCAGCCGAACTCGATGATTCGCGTGCTGGTGGTGGACGATCACGCTGTGGTGCGCGAAGGCTTGCTGATGGTGCTCAAACGCTCGCCGGAGATCGCGGTCGTCGGCGAAGCAGGCGATGGCAAGGCCGCCCTCGTCGAGGCCCGCCGACTCAACCCGGACGTCGTGCTCATGGACGTGAACATGCCCGGGCTCAACGGCCTCCAGGCCACCGCCGCGCTCATGGCGGAAAACAACCACGTCAAAGTCATCGGCCTGTCCATGTACAACGACGACGAGGTCGCCACCCTCATGCGGCAGGCCGGCGCGTCTGCCTACCTCTCCAAAGGCTGTTCCACCGAAGAACTCACACGCACCATCCACAATGTCGTCCGCGACAACGGGGCCGCCGCCGCCCCGCGCAACGACAACGCCAGCTAA
- a CDS encoding cation:proton antiporter, which translates to MIVTAAALVLVARLVRMPSIVAYIFAGLVLGPMLGVLVFEVHTPGDHDAPATMEVLTELGIALLLFLVGLELSLDKIRDVGKVAVLAGIGQVVFTAAGGFVLSLVLQFSVMESMFLATALTFSSTVVVVKLLDQKKELHSLYGRIAVGIFLVQDLVVIIALTFLAGLGTEADGEEASRSIGAMTGNLALAFVGMGVLLVAALLASKFLLPRPFGWLGPSPQAMVIAALTWCFAFVVAAEWMGLSLEIGAFLAGLSLAQLDVAHDLRRRVHPLMNFFIAIFFISLGAQMDLSGAINDWFAATILSLFVLIGNPFIFMWIIARCGYSERTSFLTSVTVAQISEFSFIFAAMGMAAGLIDDRVLSIVMVVGLVTIAISSYMILYNHPLFAVCHRFGLLRMFGAGEQEDADNAEPPLCGHVIVVGMNAMGRRLASELHRRGETVLAIDTDARKLAGLPCKTMVGHIDYLSVLEEAGLPEAKLAITALQIEDTNNLFVYRCRQFGVPVAAHAFDRSVRGDLLRLGTDFLIDAKAESSRQLDERLRDAGVA; encoded by the coding sequence ATGATCGTCACCGCGGCGGCGCTGGTGCTGGTGGCGCGGTTGGTGCGGATGCCGTCGATCGTGGCGTACATTTTCGCGGGCCTGGTGCTCGGGCCGATGCTGGGCGTGCTTGTCTTCGAGGTGCACACGCCGGGCGACCACGATGCCCCAGCGACGATGGAGGTGCTCACCGAACTGGGGATCGCGCTGCTGCTGTTCCTGGTGGGGCTGGAGCTGAGCCTGGACAAGATTCGCGATGTGGGCAAGGTGGCGGTGCTGGCGGGCATCGGGCAGGTGGTGTTCACGGCGGCGGGCGGGTTTGTGCTCTCGCTGGTGCTGCAGTTCTCGGTGATGGAGTCGATGTTCCTGGCGACGGCGCTGACGTTTTCCAGCACGGTTGTGGTAGTGAAGCTGCTGGACCAGAAAAAGGAACTGCATTCGCTGTACGGGCGGATCGCGGTGGGCATCTTCCTGGTGCAGGATCTGGTGGTCATTATCGCGCTGACGTTCCTGGCAGGTTTGGGTACGGAGGCGGATGGTGAGGAAGCGTCGCGGTCGATCGGCGCGATGACGGGGAATCTGGCGCTCGCGTTTGTGGGGATGGGTGTGTTGCTGGTGGCGGCGTTGCTGGCGTCGAAGTTTCTGCTGCCGCGGCCGTTTGGCTGGCTGGGGCCTTCGCCGCAGGCGATGGTGATCGCGGCGCTGACGTGGTGCTTCGCGTTCGTGGTCGCGGCGGAGTGGATGGGGCTGTCGTTGGAGATCGGCGCGTTTCTGGCCGGGCTGAGTCTGGCGCAACTGGATGTGGCTCACGATCTGCGGCGACGGGTGCATCCGCTGATGAACTTTTTCATCGCGATTTTCTTCATCTCGCTCGGGGCGCAGATGGACTTGAGCGGCGCGATCAACGACTGGTTCGCGGCGACGATATTGTCGCTGTTCGTGTTGATCGGTAACCCGTTTATCTTCATGTGGATCATCGCCCGCTGCGGGTACAGCGAGCGGACGTCTTTCCTTACGAGCGTGACGGTGGCGCAGATCAGCGAGTTTTCGTTCATCTTCGCGGCGATGGGCATGGCGGCCGGGCTGATTGATGACCGTGTGCTTTCGATCGTGATGGTGGTGGGGCTGGTGACGATTGCGATTTCGTCGTACATGATTCTCTACAACCATCCGTTGTTCGCGGTGTGTCATCGGTTTGGCTTGCTGCGCATGTTCGGCGCGGGTGAGCAGGAAGATGCGGACAACGCCGAGCCGCCGTTGTGCGGTCATGTGATTGTCGTGGGCATGAACGCGATGGGCCGACGGCTGGCGAGCGAGCTGCATCGGCGCGGCGAGACGGTGCTTGCGATCGACACGGACGCGCGAAAACTGGCAGGGCTGCCCTGCAAGACGATGGTGGGGCATATCGATTACCTCTCCGTGCTGGAAGAGGCGGGGCTGCCGGAGGCGAAGCTGGCCATCACGGCGTTGCAGATTGAAGATACGAACAACCTGTTCGTGTATCGCTGCAGGCAGTTCGGCGTGCCGGTGGCGGCGCATGCGTTTGATCGGTCGGTGCGCGGCGACCTATTGCGGCTGGGCACGGACTTTTTGATCGACGCGAAGGCGGAGTCGAGCAGGCAACTGGACGAACGATTGCGCGACGCGGGGGTGGCGTAG